In Thermodesulfitimonas autotrophica, the following proteins share a genomic window:
- a CDS encoding Na(+)/H(+) antiporter subunit D, protein MLNSFLHPGLVLIFGAFLTPLLSKRVRSPYAVLLTASALFICLTSSPGHYGSISLFGYEITPLVRVDSLSLLFAYVFCIVGLIGMIYCYHIDDWLQHLAGLMYCGSALGVVFAADILSFYLFWEMLAFSAVLLIWAQRSKQAVKAGYRYIMVHVFSGLMVFAGMMLYITSIGSVEFTNLTRYSNEPFFWLILLGVMLCAAVPPLNAWLPDAYPSATIYGSVFLSAFTTKSAVYALIRAFPGTELLIYFGAIMAIYGVIYATMENNLRRLLSYHIISQVGYMVCGVGLGTAMALDGSSAHAFAHIIYKGLLFMSAGAVIYATGKEKISELGGFYRYSPIVALFFFVGGLSISGLPLTSGFVSKAVTISASAEIHNSFAYLLLNLATTGTFLSIVLKMGYYTFFSEPRTDYRSSPIPANMSIAMAFASALCIVIGCFPGVFYKLLPYPIEYKPYTLQHILDTLGLFAFTGLVFSTFLKKLKPKPVLNLDTDWFYRKVGFVFVRGLNKTVVPAEYNYVGVAYRWLMDRVTIPFGERVSSFEHRVVYPLADLLARRLRILSDVIGIIQNGKIQDYATYMILSLFLVLVAYLIIGG, encoded by the coding sequence ATGCTGAATAGCTTTTTGCATCCAGGATTGGTTCTTATATTTGGGGCTTTTCTTACACCATTATTGTCCAAGAGGGTCAGATCTCCGTACGCTGTTTTGTTGACTGCTTCGGCCCTTTTTATCTGCCTGACATCTTCGCCTGGGCATTACGGATCTATCAGCTTATTTGGGTACGAGATCACGCCTCTGGTCAGGGTAGATAGCCTGAGTCTTTTGTTTGCTTATGTGTTTTGCATAGTCGGACTCATCGGGATGATCTATTGCTATCACATAGATGACTGGCTGCAGCATCTTGCAGGGCTAATGTATTGTGGAAGCGCTTTAGGTGTTGTGTTTGCTGCAGATATCTTGAGTTTCTATTTGTTTTGGGAAATGTTAGCGTTCAGTGCAGTCCTGCTCATCTGGGCACAAAGGTCTAAGCAGGCTGTAAAGGCTGGATACAGATACATAATGGTTCACGTATTCAGTGGCTTAATGGTATTTGCGGGTATGATGCTTTATATAACCAGTATTGGATCAGTCGAGTTCACAAACCTTACTCGTTACAGTAATGAGCCGTTCTTTTGGCTGATTCTTCTCGGCGTTATGTTGTGCGCAGCTGTGCCCCCCTTGAATGCGTGGCTACCAGATGCGTATCCGAGTGCCACCATTTATGGGAGTGTGTTTCTTAGCGCATTCACCACGAAATCAGCAGTCTATGCCTTGATCAGGGCATTTCCTGGGACTGAGCTATTGATATATTTTGGGGCAATCATGGCAATATATGGGGTTATATACGCAACAATGGAGAACAATCTAAGAAGGCTGCTGTCCTACCACATTATAAGTCAGGTTGGCTACATGGTCTGTGGGGTTGGGCTGGGTACAGCAATGGCACTTGATGGTTCTTCTGCTCATGCATTCGCTCACATCATTTATAAGGGTCTACTCTTTATGTCTGCGGGTGCCGTCATATATGCAACAGGCAAGGAAAAGATCTCAGAGCTTGGTGGTTTTTACAGATATAGCCCGATAGTTGCGCTTTTCTTCTTTGTCGGTGGTCTTTCGATATCTGGACTGCCATTAACAAGTGGTTTTGTTAGCAAGGCAGTAACCATTTCCGCATCGGCGGAGATTCATAATTCATTTGCCTATCTTCTTTTGAATCTTGCTACAACAGGAACGTTCTTGAGTATCGTCTTGAAGATGGGTTACTATACATTCTTTTCCGAACCGAGGACGGATTACAGAAGCTCGCCTATTCCAGCAAACATGAGCATTGCAATGGCTTTTGCGTCAGCCCTTTGCATAGTGATCGGATGTTTCCCGGGGGTCTTTTATAAACTCCTGCCATATCCCATAGAGTACAAACCTTACACCCTGCAACATATACTTGATACATTAGGGCTTTTTGCCTTTACCGGATTGGTTTTCAGCACCTTCCTTAAGAAACTGAAACCAAAACCAGTTTTAAACTTGGATACGGACTGGTTTTACCGAAAGGTTGGATTTGTATTCGTGAGAGGCCTTAACAAGACGGTAGTCCCGGCAGAGTATAACTACGTTGGAGTGGCTTACAGATGGCTCATGGATAGGGTAACCATACCTTTCGGGGAACGGGTTTCGAGCTTTGAACACAGAGTTGTCTATCCTTTAGCAGATCTTTTAGCGAGGAGGTTAAGGATACTTAGCGACGTAATCGGCATTATACAGAATGGAAAGATACAGGATTACGCCACTTACATGATTTTGTCATTGTTTCTCGTGTTAGTTGCGTATTTGATCATTGGAGGGTAA
- a CDS encoding NADH-quinone oxidoreductase subunit J family protein → MLYLIFGYFALSIIGITLMALSRRNPIHAVLWLLLLFMHIAVLYLFLNAEFLAAVQIIVYAGAILVMFLFTVFLLGVREMPREERFTNLWQGRVAVGLAMMAVLALTLSKIMPTWKGQYSIEYIERVGHTKAVGSVLFNEFAFPFFLIGVILLIPMIAVVAIAWRGRS, encoded by the coding sequence CTTATCGATAATAGGGATAACTTTAATGGCACTTTCAAGGCGTAATCCTATCCATGCAGTATTGTGGCTGCTGCTACTTTTCATGCATATAGCAGTGCTTTATTTATTCCTTAATGCGGAGTTTCTTGCAGCTGTTCAGATTATAGTTTATGCAGGAGCGATACTTGTGATGTTTCTTTTTACAGTATTTTTGCTTGGCGTAAGGGAAATGCCAAGAGAAGAAAGATTTACGAATCTTTGGCAGGGAAGGGTGGCAGTAGGACTCGCTATGATGGCCGTTCTGGCATTGACGCTTTCAAAGATTATGCCTACATGGAAGGGACAATACAGCATTGAATACATCGAAAGGGTTGGACATACAAAAGCGGTTGGGTCAGTTCTTTTTAACGAGTTTGCCTTTCCTTTCTTTCTAATTGGTGTGATACTGCTAATCCCGATGATTGCAGTTGTGGCGATTGCATGGAGGGGTAGGTCATGA
- a CDS encoding monovalent cation/H+ antiporter subunit D family protein — protein MMELLPLCAICVSLLAAGLIVLIGDRNPNLREAVSIIAGVLKFSFVVMMIPPFLEGKEIAIKIATILPGIDLAFKVDGLGLLFAIGASFLWVLTTFYSIGYMRSLQEHAQTRYFACFAISLASTMGIAFASNLFTMFIFYEALTIATIPLVAHKEDKESLEGGRQYVIYLLGGAKLFALAAIVITYILTGTLEFRHGGIISQELTDLHKGLLQLALLLYVYGFTKAAVMPLHSWLPAAMVAPTPVSALLHAVAVVKAGVFSIARVILHVYGPQTIKSLGIQDILFILTAFTIITASCIALTRDNFKARLAFSTVSNLSYIILGVTMLSPAAIVGGLIHISMHAFSKITMFFVAGSVYVSSHKTEISQLNGIGRKMPVSMFSFLLATLSMIGIPVFAGFVSKFYLVEGALAIGKPILVGVFVTSSLLNAAYFLPIVYRAFFMNPDDPTSLESVKENYFCAIPLLITALFTILLGIYPDFLIKLIKTVI, from the coding sequence ATGATGGAGCTACTGCCACTGTGTGCGATTTGTGTTTCCCTGCTTGCAGCTGGTCTGATAGTTCTAATAGGGGATAGAAACCCTAATTTGCGTGAGGCTGTATCAATTATAGCAGGGGTGTTGAAGTTTTCTTTTGTAGTAATGATGATACCTCCTTTCCTTGAAGGCAAAGAGATTGCTATAAAGATAGCAACGATCCTTCCTGGTATAGATCTTGCCTTTAAGGTGGATGGTTTGGGCCTACTGTTTGCTATAGGGGCATCCTTCTTATGGGTATTGACTACATTTTATTCAATCGGTTACATGAGATCACTTCAAGAGCATGCTCAGACGAGATACTTTGCATGTTTTGCTATCTCCCTTGCATCTACCATGGGTATCGCCTTTGCATCAAACCTCTTTACAATGTTTATCTTCTATGAGGCACTAACTATTGCAACCATACCTTTGGTTGCCCATAAAGAGGATAAGGAATCGCTGGAAGGTGGAAGGCAATATGTAATATATCTGCTCGGCGGAGCAAAGCTATTTGCACTTGCAGCGATAGTTATCACATACATACTTACGGGAACGCTTGAATTCAGGCATGGAGGCATAATCTCTCAAGAACTGACCGACTTGCACAAGGGACTGCTTCAATTGGCCTTGCTCCTTTACGTATACGGTTTTACGAAGGCAGCCGTGATGCCACTGCATAGTTGGTTACCCGCAGCAATGGTTGCACCTACACCAGTAAGTGCTCTTCTTCACGCAGTTGCCGTAGTAAAGGCGGGTGTGTTCTCGATAGCGAGAGTTATCCTTCATGTTTACGGTCCTCAAACAATAAAGTCACTCGGTATACAGGACATCCTTTTCATCTTAACAGCATTTACCATTATAACTGCATCCTGTATTGCACTTACACGTGATAACTTTAAGGCAAGACTTGCCTTTTCAACTGTGAGTAACCTTTCATATATCATCCTCGGGGTGACAATGCTGTCACCAGCGGCTATCGTAGGCGGACTCATACATATAAGCATGCACGCGTTTTCTAAGATAACCATGTTTTTCGTTGCTGGCTCTGTATATGTCTCTTCCCATAAGACTGAGATAAGTCAACTAAACGGTATAGGTAGAAAGATGCCTGTCTCGATGTTTTCCTTCCTCCTGGCAACCCTGAGTATGATCGGTATCCCAGTGTTCGCAGGTTTTGTCTCAAAGTTTTATCTCGTAGAGGGAGCACTTGCCATAGGTAAACCCATACTCGTAGGTGTGTTCGTAACGAGCTCACTTCTTAATGCTGCGTACTTCTTGCCTATCGTTTACAGGGCATTCTTTATGAATCCAGATGACCCTACATCCCTCGAGAGCGTTAAGGAAAACTACTTCTGTGCCATCCCGTTGTTGATAACTGCTTTGTTTACCATTTTGCTCGGGATATATCCAGACTTTTTGATAAAGCTCATAAAGACGGTGATATGA
- the nuoK gene encoding NADH-quinone oxidoreductase subunit NuoK, translating into MISLELYLILAATVFGMGLISVLINRNLILLLISLEVMLSGVNLALVALSHYLQDLRGQVLVLFTIAVAAGSVAVGLSLLVGNFSLRGNIDLSDLSELKEDLPERSDFLASRGVKR; encoded by the coding sequence ATGATATCACTGGAGCTTTACCTGATCCTTGCGGCTACAGTTTTTGGTATGGGTTTGATAAGTGTGCTTATTAACAGAAATTTAATACTCCTCCTTATATCGCTTGAGGTGATGTTAAGCGGTGTAAACCTTGCCCTTGTTGCGTTGTCACATTATCTGCAGGATCTAAGGGGACAGGTTCTTGTGCTTTTTACAATCGCTGTGGCAGCAGGATCTGTTGCAGTGGGGCTTTCTTTGCTTGTCGGGAACTTTAGCCTGCGTGGAAACATAGACTTATCAGATTTAAGCGAACTTAAGGAGGACTTGCCAGAAAGATCAGATTTCCTTGCATCGCGAGGGGTTAAAAGATGA